In Aegilops tauschii subsp. strangulata cultivar AL8/78 chromosome 3, Aet v6.0, whole genome shotgun sequence, one genomic interval encodes:
- the LOC109769288 gene encoding DEAD-box ATP-dependent RNA helicase 15, giving the protein MGEAKDAEVYEEDLVDYDEEVENAVDGAAANPSVDVVKKGYVGIHSSGFRDFLLKPELLRAIQDCGFEHPSEVQHECIPQAILGMDVICQAKSGMGKTAVFVLSTLQQIDPVAGQVAALVLCHTRELAYQICNEFERFSKYLSETKVAVFYGGVHIKKHKDLLKNECPHIVVGTPGRILALARDKDLSLKNVRHFILDECDKMLDSLDMRRDVQEIFKMTPHEKQVMMFSATLSKEIRPVCKKFMQDPMEIYVDDEAKLTLHGLVQHYIKLSEAEKNRKLNDLLDALDFNQIVIFVKSVGRASELNRLLCECNFPAICIHSGMTQEERLTRYKNFKEGHKRILVATDLVGRGIDIERVNIVINYDMPDSADTYLHRVGRAGRFGTKGLAITFVASASDSDVLNQVQERFEVDIKELPEQIDTSTYMPS; this is encoded by the exons ATGGGAGAAGCCAAGGACGCCGAGGTGTACGAGGAGGATCTCGTCGACTACGACGAGGAGGTGGAGAACGCCGTCGACGGCGCAGCCGCCAACCCTTCCGTCGACGTCGTCAAGAA GGGTTACGTGGGAATCCACAGCTCAGGGTTCAGGGACTTCCTGCTCAAGCCAGAGCTGCTCCGTGCGATCCAGGACTGCGGGTTTGAGCATCCTTCCGAAG TGCAACATGAATGCATCCCTCAAGCCATTCTCGGAATGGATGTCATCTGTCAAGCAAAATCTGGGATGGGCAAGACTGCTGTTTTTGTCCTCTCAACTCTCCAGCAGATTGATCCGGTTGCTGGGCAAGTAGCTGCACTTGTGTTATGCCATACACGAGAGTTAGCATACCAG ATTTGCAATGAATTCGAGAGGTTTAGCAAGTACCTGTCAGAAACAAAAGTTGCTGTCTTCTATGGTGGCGTTCACATAAAAAAACACAAGGATTTGTTGAAGAATGAATGTCCTCACATTGTGGTTGGCACACCTGGAAGGATCCTAGCTCTGGCTAGAGACAAGGACCTTTCATTGAAGAATGTGAGGCATTTCATTCTTGATGAATGTGACAAGATGCTTGATTCACTTG ACATGCGTAGAGATGTCCAGGAGATCTTCAAGATGACACCCCATGAGAAACAAGTGATGATGTTTTCAGCAACACTCAGCAAGGAGATTCGCCCGGTTTGCAAGAAATTTATGCAAGAT CCCATggaaatttatgttgatgatgaGGCTAAACTGACCCTTCATGGTCTAGTTCAG CACTATATTAAACTAAGTGAGGCGGAGAAGAATCGGAAATTGAATGATCTCTTAGATGCGCTCGACTTCAACCAAATTGTGATATTTGTTAAAAGTGTTGGTAGAGCTTCAGAACTTAACAGGCTGCTCTGTGAATGCAATTTTCCTGCGATCTGCATACATTCGGGAATGACACAGGAGGAGAG GTTGACCCGGTATAAGAACTTCAAGGAAGGGCACAAGAGGATCCTTGTGGCTACGGATTTGGTTGGCAGGGGGATTGATATTGAGCGTGTCAATATTGTCATAAACTATGACATGCCTGATTCTGCTGATACATACTTGCACAGG GTTGGAAGGGCTGGGCGTTTTGGAACCAAAGGGCTTGCAATAACATTTGTTGCTTCTGCCTCTGACTCTGACGTCCTCAATCAG GTGCAAGAAAGGTTTGAGGTCGACATCAAGGAGCTGCCTGAGCAGATCGACACTTCAACATACA TGCCATCTTGA